The following proteins are encoded in a genomic region of Acidimicrobiales bacterium:
- a CDS encoding TetR/AcrR family transcriptional regulator C-terminal domain-containing protein: MPARGSAHSSTSPLQTRRAPRGTISRERVVDAATLIVADEGYDALTIRSLAARLGVAPMSLYHHVRDKDDLLDEVVDRLLERFWRPDADESDWTGWLAEAAARLRAFLVGQPAAMHVYLRHPVASPAALTRMASMLAVLQRGGFDEHAALRAYAAVQTYTIGFAALEASRERSRSTSEADDPMRAQLAAFTSPQQFADGLRFLLDGIERNANRPSP; the protein is encoded by the coding sequence ATGCCAGCACGGGGGTCGGCGCACTCCTCGACCTCCCCGCTGCAGACGCGGCGGGCGCCTCGGGGGACGATCTCGAGGGAGCGCGTGGTCGACGCGGCGACGCTCATCGTCGCGGACGAGGGCTACGACGCCCTCACCATCCGCTCCCTCGCCGCTCGCCTCGGCGTCGCCCCGATGTCCCTCTACCACCACGTGCGGGACAAGGACGACCTTCTCGACGAGGTCGTCGATCGGCTCCTCGAGCGCTTCTGGCGCCCCGACGCCGACGAGAGCGACTGGACCGGATGGCTCGCCGAGGCCGCAGCGCGCCTGCGCGCCTTTCTCGTGGGCCAGCCCGCCGCGATGCACGTCTACCTCCGCCACCCGGTGGCCTCTCCGGCGGCGCTCACCCGCATGGCTTCGATGCTCGCGGTGCTGCAGCGCGGCGGCTTCGACGAGCACGCCGCGCTCCGCGCCTACGCCGCGGTCCAGACCTACACGATCGGCTTCGCGGCGCTCGAGGCCTCACGCGAGCGCTCTCGATCGACGAGCGAGGCGGACGACCCGATGCGCGCGCAGCTCGCCGCCTTCACCTCACCACAGCAGTTCGCCGACGGCCTCCGCTTCCTCCTCGACGGCATCGAGCGCAACGCGAACCGCCCCTCGCCCTGA
- a CDS encoding FIST N-terminal domain-containing protein translates to MAAELRHGSAPRGARRLLRRLNVQGNAIITSVSRDMAVMRVVRWFGVGHSGVENARSAGNEAADRALVADDPKLLVVFAADRYDPTELLAGIRERAAGVPLIGCTTAGEFSRAGPGDNSVVIMALGGDGLSIATAAGTEATLRQSSEVVARAAEAVADRPHRVLFLLTDGLAGDQQEVVRGAYGIVGAAMPLVGGCAGDDLHMHQTKQFFGDTVLTNAVVGAAIGSDGPIGIGVHHGWRRVGEPMVVTASGTNTVLALDDEPALDVYLRGLNAPPEAAKDSEAFTHFALTHPLGLQRRSGEEVRFVSGANFETRSLTFVANVPQGGLTWFMEGDADSVLSATDAACADALAQLGGEPPRGIVAFDCIARRGVLGEGIDDEVARIGARTGDAAIAGFYTYGEIARTVGTRGFHNQTLVVLALA, encoded by the coding sequence ATGGCGGCGGAGCTCCGGCACGGTTCCGCCCCACGGGGTGCTCGCAGGCTCCTCCGTCGTCTGAATGTCCAGGGGAATGCGATAATCACCTCAGTCTCCCGAGACATGGCGGTGATGAGAGTGGTTCGCTGGTTCGGCGTGGGTCACTCTGGGGTCGAAAACGCCAGATCGGCCGGGAACGAAGCCGCCGATCGAGCGCTCGTCGCCGATGATCCGAAGCTACTGGTCGTCTTCGCGGCCGACCGCTACGACCCGACGGAACTGCTCGCCGGCATCCGCGAGCGAGCCGCGGGCGTGCCGCTCATCGGTTGCACCACGGCCGGAGAGTTCTCCCGGGCCGGTCCCGGGGACAACAGTGTCGTGATCATGGCGCTCGGCGGTGACGGTCTCTCCATCGCCACGGCTGCCGGCACCGAAGCCACGCTGCGGCAATCCTCAGAGGTCGTCGCCCGTGCCGCCGAAGCCGTCGCGGACCGGCCACATCGGGTCCTATTCCTCCTCACCGACGGCCTCGCCGGCGATCAACAAGAGGTCGTGCGCGGCGCCTACGGCATCGTCGGCGCGGCGATGCCGCTCGTCGGTGGCTGCGCAGGGGATGACCTGCATATGCACCAGACGAAGCAATTCTTCGGCGACACGGTCCTCACGAACGCCGTCGTCGGCGCGGCCATCGGCTCGGACGGGCCGATCGGCATCGGAGTCCATCACGGGTGGCGCCGCGTCGGTGAACCGATGGTGGTCACGGCGAGCGGGACGAACACGGTGCTCGCGCTCGACGACGAGCCGGCGCTCGACGTCTACCTGCGCGGCCTCAATGCACCGCCGGAGGCGGCCAAGGACTCCGAGGCGTTCACCCATTTCGCGCTGACGCACCCCCTCGGGCTGCAACGCCGAAGCGGCGAGGAAGTGCGATTCGTCTCCGGCGCCAACTTCGAGACCCGCAGCCTGACGTTCGTCGCCAACGTCCCCCAGGGCGGCCTGACGTGGTTCATGGAGGGAGACGCCGACTCGGTGCTCTCGGCCACCGATGCCGCCTGTGCCGACGCGCTCGCACAGCTCGGTGGCGAGCCCCCGCGGGGGATCGTCGCCTTTGACTGCATCGCGCGGCGGGGTGTCCTCGGCGAGGGGATCGACGACGAGGTCGCCCGCATCGGGGCGCGAACGGGCGATGCGGCAATCGCCGGTTTCTACACCTACGGCGAGATCGCCCGGACAGTGGGAACTCGGGGATTTCACAACCAGACACTCGTCGTCCTCGCGCTGGCCTAA
- a CDS encoding universal stress protein, whose translation MGDEAIVVVVAIEDSASTERATTYAAGLARRIGATLVVSHVQPQPCWTWTACASLALTAVPAIDRPSDPDLPARLLEGAANEGLRVRTVALESSSGAEVAALADSLRADAVVLGARRSRLRLPGSLAGRLQRHARWPVIVVP comes from the coding sequence GTGGGCGACGAGGCGATCGTCGTCGTCGTGGCGATCGAGGACTCGGCCTCCACCGAGCGTGCGACGACCTACGCGGCGGGCCTCGCTCGTCGGATCGGTGCGACCCTCGTCGTCTCGCACGTGCAGCCACAGCCTTGTTGGACGTGGACCGCCTGCGCCTCTCTCGCGTTGACCGCCGTCCCCGCCATCGATCGACCCTCGGACCCCGATCTCCCCGCCAGGTTGCTCGAGGGCGCGGCCAACGAGGGCCTCCGCGTGAGGACAGTCGCGCTCGAGAGCAGCAGCGGCGCCGAGGTCGCTGCGCTCGCCGACTCGCTGCGCGCCGATGCGGTCGTGCTCGGAGCCCGCAGGTCGCGCCTGCGCCTTCCCGGCTCGCTTGCCGGCCGTCTGCAGCGGCACGCACGCTGGCCGGTCATCGTCGTGCCGTGA
- a CDS encoding sigma-70 family RNA polymerase sigma factor has protein sequence MRRPAEAPTENFIALYETHHDDIERLCRALLPGRADAEDATEETFAKAWQAHLNGQPGADSYPWLRVVARNHCIDVLRRSRRSRPVDAPTLDAMSTPVEGCDRSILAGVDGDLARECVRRVAPSHRSILLLREGLELSYQDIADREAIPLSSVESRLYRARRALRREYLALVGPDGVLAGIWVRLHVRWSDLYPAASQTVSCLAEHSAPAAVPACVGPACAMGTVAVSAVAAIAAFVPAHVLGHHPAPATTPAPAAALAAPRVGAPAPVRVAGGPSGARVPTGRPGTTSPHATRHLRPHHASPTVPASASPNTSAGTAATSPTVLASASPNTSAGPAATSPPVLASATPSAAASPGPSPSSGVTTAAVTASRIPSTAPSGQNTSGGANATTSPAAMTGGKPSAAPSATSQSDGSEGGEGHGAAGPTSARGDGNQSAAASAAHTNNGNSNANGKTDSLGATSGSGRASGNGDWNSSWTSQDAHSATPAKTPRSGDRGSADRSSTSTYGSSAPASAASTSNAQPGPPSVAANTASTVNFAASTTSSTGAAGSGPAGSDASGSGTGQATTPPQSVSSPQSASSSAGGWTDSASSNAPSSNSTAWGGTPSGAYPGGSSAAQNSDSQNGNWGGQFGNWGNQNGGSADGGNHGHDGHDNGDQQR, from the coding sequence GTGAGACGACCGGCCGAGGCGCCCACCGAGAACTTCATCGCCCTGTACGAGACCCACCACGACGACATCGAGCGCCTCTGCCGCGCGCTCCTCCCCGGCCGCGCCGACGCCGAGGACGCCACCGAGGAGACCTTCGCGAAGGCGTGGCAGGCGCACCTGAACGGGCAACCCGGGGCGGACAGCTACCCCTGGCTACGGGTCGTCGCCCGCAACCACTGCATCGACGTCCTGCGCCGATCCCGCCGCTCTCGTCCAGTCGATGCGCCAACGCTCGACGCGATGAGCACGCCGGTGGAGGGCTGCGATCGATCCATCCTGGCCGGCGTGGACGGGGACCTCGCCCGCGAGTGCGTCCGGAGGGTCGCCCCGTCGCACCGCTCGATCCTGCTGCTGCGCGAGGGCCTCGAGCTCTCCTACCAGGACATCGCCGACCGGGAGGCGATCCCGCTCTCCTCGGTCGAGTCCCGCCTCTACCGGGCGCGCCGCGCGCTGCGTCGTGAGTACCTCGCCCTCGTCGGCCCCGACGGCGTGCTGGCCGGGATCTGGGTGCGGCTGCACGTGAGGTGGTCGGACCTCTACCCTGCGGCATCGCAGACGGTCTCGTGCCTCGCCGAACACAGCGCGCCGGCCGCGGTCCCCGCGTGCGTCGGGCCGGCCTGTGCGATGGGCACGGTCGCCGTTTCGGCCGTCGCAGCGATCGCCGCCTTCGTCCCGGCCCATGTCCTCGGCCACCATCCAGCTCCGGCGACGACACCGGCGCCCGCTGCCGCGCTTGCCGCTCCACGCGTCGGCGCACCGGCCCCGGTGCGCGTGGCAGGCGGCCCCTCCGGTGCGAGGGTGCCGACCGGGCGCCCCGGCACCACCTCGCCACACGCGACACGGCACCTGCGTCCTCACCACGCCTCCCCGACCGTGCCCGCCTCCGCATCCCCGAACACCTCCGCTGGTACCGCTGCGACCTCCCCGACCGTGCTCGCCTCCGCATCCCCGAACACCTCCGCTGGTCCCGCTGCGACCTCTCCGCCCGTGCTCGCGAGCGCGACCCCGTCGGCCGCCGCGTCACCGGGGCCCTCGCCCTCATCGGGGGTGACGACCGCGGCCGTCACCGCGTCGCGCATCCCCTCCACGGCTCCGAGTGGTCAGAACACGAGCGGCGGCGCGAACGCAACGACTTCGCCCGCCGCGATGACCGGTGGAAAGCCATCCGCTGCGCCGAGCGCCACCAGCCAATCGGACGGCTCCGAGGGTGGTGAAGGCCACGGGGCGGCCGGCCCGACGTCGGCGCGCGGCGACGGCAACCAGAGTGCCGCCGCTTCCGCCGCCCATACGAACAACGGCAACAGCAACGCCAACGGCAAAACCGACAGCCTCGGCGCGACCAGCGGGAGCGGCAGAGCCAGCGGTAACGGGGACTGGAATAGCTCTTGGACGTCGCAAGACGCCCATTCGGCCACACCTGCGAAGACGCCGCGCTCGGGCGACCGGGGTTCGGCCGACCGGTCATCGACTTCCACCTATGGCTCGAGCGCACCGGCGAGCGCCGCGTCGACGAGCAACGCACAACCAGGGCCTCCGTCGGTGGCGGCCAACACCGCGAGCACCGTGAACTTTGCGGCGAGCACCACGTCGAGCACGGGGGCTGCCGGCTCGGGGCCCGCGGGGAGCGACGCGAGCGGCTCCGGCACCGGCCAGGCCACCACGCCCCCGCAGAGCGTCAGCTCTCCGCAGAGTGCGAGCTCATCGGCTGGCGGCTGGACGGACAGCGCTTCGTCGAACGCCCCGTCGTCGAACAGCACCGCTTGGGGGGGCACCCCGAGCGGGGCCTACCCGGGCGGCTCCTCGGCTGCCCAGAACTCCGACAGTCAGAACGGCAATTGGGGCGGCCAGTTCGGCAACTGGGGCAACCAGAACGGCGGCAGCGCCGACGGTGGCAACCACGGGCACGATGGCCACGACAACGGTGACCAGCAGCGATAG
- a CDS encoding DsbA family oxidoreductase, whose translation MKVEIFSDVVCPWCAIGKARFEAALARFEHAAEVEVRFRSFELDPNAPRSSGVDSATHLANKYGMSREQAVASQQRLAEVAAEEGLEFHFDQTRRGNTFDAHRLLHLAGEVGVQGALKERLMRAYFADGEPIGERATLVRLGAEVGLSAEKSDEMLSGERYCAEVRADEQAARDLGINGVPFFVLDGRYGVSGAQSPETFLAALETAWREGAAEVESAGEVCGAQSCEVPPAP comes from the coding sequence ATGAAGGTCGAGATCTTCTCCGACGTGGTCTGTCCCTGGTGCGCCATCGGAAAGGCGCGCTTCGAGGCGGCGCTCGCCCGCTTCGAGCACGCGGCGGAGGTCGAGGTCCGGTTCCGTTCGTTCGAGCTCGATCCGAACGCCCCGCGATCCTCGGGCGTCGACTCGGCGACCCACCTCGCCAACAAGTACGGAATGTCCCGCGAGCAGGCGGTGGCGTCCCAGCAGCGACTCGCCGAGGTCGCCGCCGAGGAGGGCCTCGAGTTCCACTTCGACCAGACGCGGCGCGGCAACACCTTCGACGCCCACCGTTTATTGCACCTCGCCGGCGAGGTCGGCGTGCAGGGAGCGCTGAAGGAGCGTCTGATGCGCGCCTACTTCGCCGACGGCGAGCCGATCGGTGAGCGGGCGACGCTCGTTCGCCTCGGCGCCGAGGTGGGGCTGAGCGCCGAGAAGAGCGACGAGATGCTCTCCGGCGAGCGCTACTGCGCCGAGGTGCGCGCCGACGAGCAGGCAGCGAGGGACCTCGGAATCAACGGCGTCCCGTTCTTCGTCCTTGACGGCCGCTACGGGGTGTCGGGCGCGCAGAGCCCTGAGACCTTCCTCGCCGCCCTCGAGACTGCTTGGCGAGAAGGGGCCGCGGAGGTCGAGTCGGCCGGCGAGGTCTGCGGCGCCCAGAGCTGCGAGGTCCCCCCGGCCCCCTGA
- a CDS encoding PRC-barrel domain-containing protein, producing MTQLLTLTAGTEVDCVDGSCGQVDRALVDPARRVLRHLAVEGPGEETGRLVPFDRVESVAAHIKLDCSRAEYEAFESAAVAHQVPNLSGAALGGSIARTVLDHTVPAGEVEVRDGEDVRADNGRLGRLRGIVVDGDDGRIQRILVTVGHLFNKREVSLPASMVANFDDERVRLAGSKSQLMKRIPV from the coding sequence ATGACCCAGCTACTTACTCTGACAGCAGGCACCGAGGTCGACTGCGTGGACGGGAGCTGCGGCCAGGTCGACCGGGCACTGGTAGATCCCGCGAGGAGGGTCCTCCGGCACCTCGCCGTGGAGGGCCCCGGCGAGGAGACCGGCCGCCTCGTCCCCTTCGACCGCGTCGAGTCCGTCGCCGCGCACATCAAGCTCGACTGCTCCCGCGCCGAGTACGAGGCGTTCGAGAGCGCGGCGGTGGCCCACCAGGTCCCGAACCTCTCCGGGGCGGCGCTCGGAGGCTCCATCGCGCGCACCGTGCTCGATCACACCGTTCCTGCAGGAGAGGTCGAGGTCCGAGACGGCGAGGACGTGCGCGCCGACAACGGTCGCCTGGGGCGCCTCCGGGGGATCGTGGTCGACGGGGACGACGGGCGCATCCAACGCATTCTCGTGACGGTCGGCCACCTGTTCAACAAGCGCGAGGTCTCGCTGCCGGCGTCGATGGTCGCGAACTTCGACGACGAGAGGGTCCGGCTCGCCGGCTCGAAGAGTCAGCTGATGAAGAGGATCCCGGTGTAA
- a CDS encoding tellurite resistance/C4-dicarboxylate transporter family protein, which translates to MLTPAPGSTSGAPGVSAPSGALRRLHPGSFAAVMATGILSIDTHLLGPAWLSRALLAVAATSFGALLVATTARVACWPATVLGDLRDPTSAFGFFTLVAGTNVLAVRLLEAGHPRSALALAAFGGAVWLVLTYAIPLTVLLTPRAATAARHVDAGWLLWVVATQSVAVVGATLAVAEPSAGGVLADVAVSLWGIGLALYLLVTGVIVLGLLRAPPTPSSISPSLWITMGAGAISVLAGGRILELSSDIPVVRTTASLIDGLCFVLWAVGTWLIPFLLGLGLWRHAITRWPIDYEASLWSIVFPIGMYAASSDTYAKAAGIAFLRRFSVVSLWCGVAALVVVSGLGLRRWVLRRRPAPAPR; encoded by the coding sequence TTGCTGACGCCCGCCCCGGGGAGCACCTCCGGGGCGCCCGGGGTGAGCGCGCCGTCCGGCGCGTTGCGACGGCTGCACCCCGGCTCCTTCGCCGCGGTGATGGCGACCGGCATCCTGTCGATCGACACCCACCTCCTCGGCCCGGCGTGGCTCTCGCGGGCGCTGCTCGCGGTCGCAGCGACGAGCTTCGGAGCGCTGCTCGTCGCGACGACGGCCCGCGTCGCCTGCTGGCCGGCAACGGTGCTCGGCGATCTCCGGGATCCGACGAGCGCCTTCGGCTTCTTCACCCTCGTGGCCGGCACCAACGTGCTCGCCGTTCGGCTGCTGGAGGCCGGCCACCCCCGCTCGGCGCTCGCCCTCGCGGCGTTCGGGGGAGCCGTCTGGCTCGTGCTCACCTACGCGATCCCCCTCACCGTGCTGCTCACGCCGCGCGCCGCGACCGCGGCCCGCCATGTCGACGCCGGTTGGCTCTTGTGGGTGGTGGCCACGCAGTCGGTGGCGGTCGTCGGGGCCACGCTGGCCGTCGCCGAGCCCTCCGCCGGCGGGGTCCTCGCCGACGTCGCGGTCTCGCTCTGGGGGATCGGCCTCGCCCTCTACCTCCTCGTCACGGGGGTGATCGTGCTCGGCCTGCTGCGCGCCCCACCGACACCCTCGTCGATCTCGCCCTCGCTGTGGATCACGATGGGTGCCGGCGCGATCAGCGTGCTCGCCGGTGGCCGCATCCTCGAGCTTTCCTCTGACATCCCGGTCGTGCGCACGACGGCGTCGCTGATCGACGGCCTCTGCTTCGTGCTCTGGGCGGTCGGCACGTGGCTGATCCCGTTCCTCCTCGGCCTCGGCCTCTGGCGCCACGCGATCACACGGTGGCCGATCGACTACGAGGCGTCGCTGTGGAGCATCGTCTTTCCGATCGGCATGTACGCGGCGTCGAGCGACACCTATGCGAAGGCGGCGGGGATCGCCTTCCTGCGGCGCTTCTCGGTGGTGAGCCTCTGGTGCGGCGTCGCCGCGCTGGTCGTCGTCAGCGGCCTCGGGCTGCGGCGCTGGGTGCTCCGACGGCGCCCGGCGCCCGCGCCCCGTTAG
- a CDS encoding DUF3516 domain-containing protein gives MSSLRELSAADGDDALEGFLGWTERQGLTLYPAQEDALVEVFAGSHVIVSTPTGSGKSLIALGAHVAALSEHKRSFYTAPVKALVSEKFFALCGDLGAENVGMLTGDASINARAPVVCATAEILANMALRSGATTEVDQVVMDEFHFYGDPDRGWAWQVPLLEFTGAQFILMSATLGNTTAIEQGLRRRTGRAVAVVRSATRPVPLVFQYRATPLLETIESLLAADQAPLYVVHFTQAQVLERAQALTSAQLTTRPERDAVSAALEEFRFAPGFGRTLSRLLHHGIGVHHGGMLPKYRRLVERLTKAGLLRVVVGTDTLGVGVNLPLRTVVLSGLAKYDGTTSRLLNAREFHQIAGRAGRAGYDASGLVVVQAPEHVIENEQAQKKVAGDARRTRKLVKQKPPRGYVPWDEAVFNKLVAASPEPLVSQLRVNHSTLLNVLDRPGDGCAALAQLLWDNDEPRSVRRRLVRQAIAIYRSLIASGTLERLDEPDEKGRTIRVLRDLQVDFALDSPLSPFVLEAVPRLDASSPAWALDVVSVIESTLENPTRVLVAQLDRLKTEAMTTMKAAGVEYEERIEALEQIEYPKPLRDWTYDLFNSYRVAHPWAADFTIRPKSVVRDLFERAMTFSEYVAHYGLTRSEGVVLRYLSDVYRSLVRTVPEDLKTEELLDLTEWLGELVRQVDSSLIDEWRHLAAAAEAGTLDDAVQEIGLELHSGEAPPPPVTANARAFRVMVRNAAFRRVELAARRDAAGLAEAEEPAGLDLAAWSAALEGYSALHGAIGTGAGARAGAWFTLVEGPASWHVRQVLDDPEGDHDFAIVAEVSLAASDAAGSPAWRTLRVEQG, from the coding sequence ATGTCGTCCCTACGCGAGCTGAGCGCCGCCGACGGCGACGATGCCCTCGAGGGCTTCCTCGGGTGGACCGAGCGCCAGGGCCTCACGCTCTATCCGGCGCAGGAGGACGCGCTCGTCGAGGTGTTTGCCGGCTCGCACGTGATCGTCAGCACCCCGACCGGCTCGGGCAAGAGCCTGATCGCGCTCGGAGCGCACGTCGCCGCGCTCTCCGAGCACAAGCGCTCCTTCTACACCGCGCCGGTGAAGGCGCTCGTCTCGGAGAAGTTCTTCGCACTCTGCGGCGACCTCGGCGCGGAGAACGTCGGGATGCTGACCGGCGACGCGTCGATCAACGCGCGCGCCCCGGTGGTCTGCGCGACGGCCGAGATCCTCGCCAACATGGCGCTCCGCAGCGGTGCGACGACCGAGGTCGACCAGGTCGTGATGGACGAGTTCCACTTCTACGGTGATCCGGACCGCGGCTGGGCCTGGCAGGTCCCGCTCCTCGAGTTCACCGGCGCGCAGTTCATCCTGATGTCGGCGACGCTCGGCAACACGACCGCCATCGAACAGGGGCTGCGGCGCCGGACGGGGCGCGCGGTCGCGGTCGTGCGCTCCGCGACGCGCCCGGTTCCGCTCGTCTTTCAGTACCGCGCCACCCCCCTGCTCGAGACGATCGAGTCGCTGCTCGCGGCGGACCAGGCACCGCTCTACGTCGTCCACTTCACCCAGGCCCAGGTGCTCGAGCGCGCACAGGCGCTCACCTCCGCGCAGCTCACGACGAGGCCCGAGCGCGACGCTGTCTCCGCCGCGCTCGAGGAGTTCCGCTTCGCCCCGGGGTTCGGCCGCACGCTCTCGCGCCTCCTCCACCACGGCATCGGCGTCCACCACGGGGGGATGCTCCCGAAGTACCGGCGCCTCGTCGAGCGGCTCACCAAGGCGGGGCTGCTGCGCGTCGTCGTCGGCACCGACACCCTCGGAGTGGGGGTCAACCTGCCGCTCCGCACGGTCGTGCTCTCGGGCCTCGCGAAGTACGACGGGACGACCTCCCGCCTCCTCAACGCCCGCGAGTTCCACCAGATCGCGGGGCGGGCGGGACGCGCCGGCTACGACGCCTCGGGGCTCGTCGTCGTGCAGGCCCCAGAGCACGTGATCGAGAACGAGCAGGCGCAGAAGAAGGTCGCGGGCGACGCCCGCCGGACGCGCAAGCTCGTCAAGCAGAAGCCGCCGCGGGGCTACGTCCCCTGGGACGAGGCCGTGTTCAACAAGCTCGTCGCCGCCTCGCCGGAGCCCCTCGTCTCGCAGCTGCGGGTCAACCACTCGACGCTGCTCAACGTGCTCGACCGCCCGGGCGACGGCTGCGCGGCGCTCGCCCAGCTGTTGTGGGACAACGACGAGCCGCGGTCGGTCCGCCGGCGCCTCGTCCGCCAGGCGATCGCGATCTACCGCTCGCTGATCGCCTCGGGCACCCTCGAGCGCCTCGACGAGCCCGACGAGAAGGGGCGCACGATCCGCGTGCTGCGGGACCTGCAGGTCGACTTCGCCCTCGACAGTCCGCTCAGCCCCTTCGTCCTCGAGGCCGTCCCGCGACTCGACGCTTCCTCGCCGGCCTGGGCGCTCGACGTCGTGAGCGTGATCGAGTCGACCCTCGAGAACCCGACCCGCGTCCTCGTCGCGCAGCTCGACCGGCTGAAGACCGAAGCGATGACGACGATGAAGGCGGCCGGCGTCGAGTACGAGGAGCGCATCGAGGCGCTGGAGCAGATCGAGTACCCGAAGCCCCTTCGCGACTGGACCTACGACCTGTTCAACTCGTACCGGGTCGCCCATCCCTGGGCGGCGGACTTCACCATCCGCCCGAAGTCGGTGGTGCGCGACCTGTTCGAGCGGGCGATGACCTTCTCGGAGTACGTCGCCCACTACGGCCTCACCCGCTCCGAGGGCGTCGTCCTCCGCTACCTCTCCGACGTCTACCGGAGCCTCGTGCGCACCGTCCCGGAGGACCTGAAGACCGAGGAGCTCCTCGACCTCACCGAATGGCTGGGTGAGCTCGTCCGCCAGGTGGACTCCAGCCTGATCGACGAGTGGAGGCATCTCGCGGCGGCAGCGGAGGCCGGGACCCTCGATGACGCCGTGCAGGAGATCGGCCTCGAGCTGCACAGCGGCGAGGCACCGCCTCCACCGGTGACGGCGAACGCGCGGGCCTTCCGGGTGATGGTCCGCAACGCCGCCTTCCGCCGGGTCGAGCTCGCCGCACGGCGCGACGCGGCCGGGCTCGCCGAAGCCGAGGAGCCCGCAGGCCTGGACCTCGCCGCCTGGTCCGCCGCGCTCGAGGGCTACTCCGCCCTGCACGGGGCGATCGGGACCGGCGCCGGGGCGCGCGCTGGTGCGTGGTTCACCCTCGTCGAGGGCCCCGCGAGCTGGCACGTGCGGCAGGTGCTCGATGACCCGGAGGGTGACCACGACTTCGCCATCGTCGCCGAGGTCAGCCTCGCCGCCTCCGACGCGGCGGGCTCGCCCGCCTGGCGGACGCTGCGCGTCGAGCAGGGATGA
- a CDS encoding RNA-binding S4 domain-containing protein — MEVTRVDKWLWAVRVAPTRSAASELCRAGHVKVNGANAKPSTAVRRGDEVIARAGERTRVLEVLEVIDKRVGAALAASCMLDRSPPPPSREDRAGVGLRDPAAGRPTKRDRRQIDRLRGR; from the coding sequence GTGGAAGTGACGAGGGTCGACAAGTGGCTGTGGGCGGTGCGCGTCGCGCCGACGCGCTCCGCGGCGAGCGAGCTGTGCCGGGCCGGTCACGTGAAGGTCAACGGGGCGAACGCGAAGCCGTCGACCGCCGTCCGTCGCGGCGACGAGGTGATCGCCCGCGCCGGCGAGCGGACACGCGTCCTCGAGGTCCTCGAGGTGATCGACAAGCGCGTCGGTGCAGCGTTGGCGGCCTCGTGCATGCTCGACCGCAGCCCGCCACCGCCGTCGAGGGAGGACCGGGCCGGCGTCGGCCTGCGCGACCCGGCGGCGGGGCGGCCGACCAAACGGGACCGCCGGCAGATCGATCGGCTGCGCGGTCGCTGA